The DNA sequence GAAATCTATGTTGAACAAGCGCCTCGTTTCGATCCTGGTGCCGCTCTGTTTGCTGATGGTGCTCATTAGCTGCACGTCAACTCCCGACAATTCCAATGGTGCGGTGGTCTACCGGCAGTACTGCATGCAATGCCATCAAGCAGATGGAGCTGGAGTTGCCAACCTGAATCCTCCTTTGATCCAAACCGAATGGGTCCTCGGAGACAAAAGCAGGCTAATTGGGGTGGTTTTGAATGGACTGAGCGACCCCATCGAGATCAATGGCGAAACCTTCCGCAATGTCATGGCTTCACACGCTTTCCTGAGTGATCAGGATATTGCAGACGTTTTGACTTATGTGCGAAGCAGTTTTGGAAATGAAGCATCTGCGGTAACGCCTGAAGAGGTGATGGCAGAGCGCCTCAATCAAACTCACGTGGACTGACTACTCCCGCTTCTACAAAAAGCCCCGTTCGGTCATACCGGACGGGGCTTTTTGCATTTGAGGCGGTTCGAAAATGAACATCCGAAAACAACTCTCAGGATCGAATCTGGCTTAGTACACGACCGCGTCGATCAGAATATAGTTCAGCTTGTCGATGTCGGAATCATTGAGGACAAAAGTTCCTCGAAAGGTGCGCCATTCGTCTGTGAGGAAGATTTGTTTGGAATCGTCTCCCTTGAGATCGAGTTCGATGACAGACTCCGGCCCTGCCCCACCACAGAAAAAGCAGCTAGAGAACGGATTGGCAGAGAGCACATATCGGCCGGGTTCTACCGGAAGCACGTATCCTGAGATGTACACCTCTTGAGCTTCCAATCCTTTCACAGCATCTGAAAACATGGGATACAGCAGATAATCGTCAATTTCCTCGTAGTATCGGGTCTCAAAATCCACTTGGGCAAGCGTTTCCCATTTGAGATCGAGGAGATTAGGGTCGGGATTCACAACGCCCGCCTCGATTCTGATGGGGTGGAAATCTGAGGCCTCGCTCAAGCTATCTTGTGGGGTATCTCCTTGTTCTCCCCCTTCATTCGCAGATTCCTTACAGCCATTTAGACCGATAGCAACCACCGTCAAAGCCATGAAGGCTCCCATCTTGAGGACATTCAGCAAAGGGTCGAAACTCCATTTATCACCTTGTACCATGAGTATTCTAGTCGTTCGTGTAGCTACAATTAATCCAACAATCGGGCATCTTCCAAGATATAACTTAATTCCATCTCGACGTCATTCAATCTGAGCGTGCCCACCATGGTGACTTCTGCATCCATGGCAAATTTCTTTTTCTTTTTACGCAAATGCAGTTCCATCACCGATTCAAGCCCAGCAGCACCGCAAAAGAAGCAGCTACTGAATGGGAATGCAGACAGAGCGTACAGATTACTGATCTCATTGAGCGGCAGAATATACCCTGTGATCACCACCTCTTTGCCTTCCAGAGCTTTCAGATCCTCTGGAAACGTAGGCGTTCCGTACCAATAAGTCTGGCCTTCTTGCTGGACGTATGAATATTCCACCTCCGCCAATTGAGGCCACTTGATACGCGTCTGCGCATGAGCCTTCACTCCACCGAGCATCAAGACCCAAAGGCCTATCATCCATATTTTTTTATCCATCTGCCAATGTCTGTGAAATATTCAATCTAAACGCCTGCAAACCGGGAATTGCTGCTGCAAGAAACCCAATTCCCAAGGTAACCACCACCAACGTCCATTCGTCAGTCAGAAGTCCCATATGGCTGAAGTCGTAATGATACGTCTCAATGATGGTCTTGTTGAGCACCCACAAACCCAGCCGGCTAATCAAGAGGCCCAATAAGGCCCCTACCGCAGCAAGCCAAATTCCTTCCATCACCACGATCCAAAATAGCTGAAGGCGAGATGCACCCATCGTACGCATAAGTGCAAGTTCGTACTTCCGATCTTTGAGGCTATTGAACAATGAAATGAATACACTAATCGCGGAGATCACAATGATGGCCAATGCGATGCCCTGTCCGGTATTGATGGCAATTGGGAGGATTTTGGTAGTTAGCTTATTGATTTCGATGGCCGGTAATGCCGCCATCATGGAGGTCTCCTGATTGATCATCCGAGGTAACTGAACCATTCCCATAGGAGATCTGAAAGCCACCAACATGGAGGTATATTCTCGGAGCGAATCAGCCATAGGTTCTGCTCCATGCCCATCGTGAATCCCCCAAACGCTGGCGATGTTGGTCAATATCATCTGGTCCAAAACAGTCCCGCTTGGCTCCAAAATCCCTACTACTTGATAGGCGTGGCTATCGTGAACATCCGCATCACTCACCAATCCGTGGCTACCGAAAAACTCATCTCCGACCGAAAGCTCCAATCGTTTAGCGGTAGCGGCTCCCAAGGTCACCTCATAGTCGGCCTCCCAGAGCTTTCCTGCTCCCAGAGCTACTCCATAGGTTTCCACATAGTCGTGATTGGTGCCCAGGATTCGATATCCTTTGTAGTTGTCGCCATAAGCAAGCGGAACCGCACTTTCTACAAGTGGGTGCTTGGCAATCCGATCGGCTTCAACCTTGGGGATATTCCCAGTAGGATCATCAATATGGTAAATGCTCGAAAGGATCAATTGCATCGGAGAACCTTTGGCTCCCAAGACCATATCGATATCGCGCACATTCTTCCTAGAATTGTCTTCGATCTGGACATTGAGCAATAGGAGGAGCGAAATGATACTCACCCCCAAAGTCAGCAACAGGAGACTCAGTAGCGTGCTGAGTGGCTTGGCGGCCAAATTGTTCCAGCTGATGGAAAAAATATTCATGGAAATACAGCTTGGGGATTAGGATAAAAGCACTGAACGAGAAAACCGAGACTTCAGGCGATTGTCGTGGGTGACGATCACCAGACTGGCACCAGCATCCTGTGCCTGCTCTTCCAAGAGCTTGACGACCTCTTCGGTATGATAATCATCCAAACTAGAGGTAGGCTCATCCGCCAACAGCACCTCTGGTCTATTCAGCACAGCACGTGCAATGGCTACGCGTTGCTGTTCTCCAAGGCTCAATCGCTGGGTGGGTTGGTGCAGTTTCGAGAGGATCCCCAATCGATCCAGAACCTCCTCGATTCTACCCATATCCGTTGGCAACCCTGCCAAATACTGGGCGAGTTTCAAGTTTCCAGCGACGGTCATTCCCTGCACAAAATGGGCTCGCTGAAAGACGATGCCGATATTTTTGCCACGAAATGCGTCCAGCCGTTTGAGACTCAGGCTGGAAAGATTCTGTTGCCCAATGAGAATCTCACCCGCTGAAGGCCGCAACAGACCAGCGAGCAGGTGGAGGAGGGTGGTTTTACCTTTTCCAGATTGTCCCAAGATCAGCAAAGATTCTCCTGATGGGCATTGGATATCAGGGAATTGAAACACTTGGGAGGGATTATATTGGAATTGGAGCGAGGTACTTTTGACCATGAATGTCGGGAGCGTGTGAAATACTTCGAATATGCTAATCTAATCATTGGAGGGCTGCCATGCCAATTTTGAACGGAAAGCCGCCCTCTTCATGCAACCTTGTTGCAAGTAATAATAAATGGTGTACCTTTGCACAATCAATCTTTTTTTCATGGACCCATCTCAGCCAACTAGCCAACGCTCTTACTCAGATTATCTCGGTATCGCTTCTGCCCTACTCTGCCTCGTCCACTGTCTGGCAGGGCCTATATTCTTGGGATTTTCCATGCATACCCATAGTCATGGAACTGAAGCTCACGCCCATACTGAAGATCTTGGGACTTGGGCATGGGTATTTGATCCTAATTGGGACTTCCTCTTTTTGGCTATCGGATTTGTAGCAGTGTGGTTTTCCTCCAAGCACACCCATCAGAATTGGATGAAAGGCGTGATGTGGGGAACTTTTGCCTGCTTGTCAATGGCCATTCTTTTGGAGCGGTTCGAAGTCTTCTTCGAATATTTGGTATATGCGGGTTCTGCGGCGCTTATCCTTGTTCACCTACTGAATATCAAGCACATGCTACGCCCTTCTGCTCCTAGCAAAACTCCAGAGCTGGCACCTTCACGTGTTCAATAGTTCTTGATAGCGATTCTCGATCAGGTTGTTAAGGGATTGGTTTTTTCGAATTTTCCCTTATTTCATTTTTTGGCATTTTCAGGAAAACAAATAAAAATTCCTGCTCTTATGCCTCAAAAAAGACCTTCTCGCATCCAGCTTTCTTCCCGTCATGTCCAATCAGTTTCGGTCCGGGAAAAAATCACCCATCTCACCAAGGCAATCTCAATCGTCGCATTTGCGGTATTTGGCGTCCAAACGTACCAATACGAGATGCCTGAAGACTTTGTGGACCTACGGAATCTGCAAGCTACTCAACTTCAAACTGGCTGGGTGAATCTCCACTGGAATACCCAATCCGAGCAGGACACTGATTTTTTCATCGTCGAACGGAGCTCAGATGGCATTCACTATGAACGAGTAGGCACGCTAGCAGCTGCTGGGTATAGTGAACTTCCTCTCAAATACGAATATGTAGACAACACCCCTCGGACGGGCGTATCCCATTATCGAATATCTGTGGTGAACCTTTCAGCTGTTGCCCATCCGATTGACGAGGTGATGGTCTTGGTGGAATTTCCGCAAATTTCTGGGAAGCATCCTGCCCCATTGGGACAGAATCAGCCATTGATCCCATAACGAGCGAAAGAGATCATACTGAACATGCCCCTGACTGGTCATTTTCCCTTCAAAACATAAAACCTCAAACAGCTTCGTTGTGAATCCTCCGTGGAGGACATATCTTTGAGGTATGCGCAACAAAATTGTCATCTACATCGGGGTCGGATTGATGGGCCTCGCACTGCTTGCCTTCCTGTTTGTCTCACCAAATCCGGGAGCAAGCCAGAATGCCAAACCAGCTACCACAACGGCTGTACAAGGATTTGAGCCTCCATTTGTCCAAGAAGG is a window from the Pontibacter sp. G13 genome containing:
- a CDS encoding DUF3299 domain-containing protein — its product is MVQGDKWSFDPLLNVLKMGAFMALTVVAIGLNGCKESANEGGEQGDTPQDSLSEASDFHPIRIEAGVVNPDPNLLDLKWETLAQVDFETRYYEEIDDYLLYPMFSDAVKGLEAQEVYISGYVLPVEPGRYVLSANPFSSCFFCGGAGPESVIELDLKGDDSKQIFLTDEWRTFRGTFVLNDSDIDKLNYILIDAVVY
- a CDS encoding FtsX-like permease family protein; translation: MNIFSISWNNLAAKPLSTLLSLLLLTLGVSIISLLLLLNVQIEDNSRKNVRDIDMVLGAKGSPMQLILSSIYHIDDPTGNIPKVEADRIAKHPLVESAVPLAYGDNYKGYRILGTNHDYVETYGVALGAGKLWEADYEVTLGAATAKRLELSVGDEFFGSHGLVSDADVHDSHAYQVVGILEPSGTVLDQMILTNIASVWGIHDGHGAEPMADSLREYTSMLVAFRSPMGMVQLPRMINQETSMMAALPAIEINKLTTKILPIAINTGQGIALAIIVISAISVFISLFNSLKDRKYELALMRTMGASRLQLFWIVVMEGIWLAAVGALLGLLISRLGLWVLNKTIIETYHYDFSHMGLLTDEWTLVVVTLGIGFLAAAIPGLQAFRLNISQTLADG
- a CDS encoding cytochrome c; translated protein: MLNKRLVSILVPLCLLMVLISCTSTPDNSNGAVVYRQYCMQCHQADGAGVANLNPPLIQTEWVLGDKSRLIGVVLNGLSDPIEINGETFRNVMASHAFLSDQDIADVLTYVRSSFGNEASAVTPEEVMAERLNQTHVD
- a CDS encoding ATP-binding cassette domain-containing protein, translating into MFQFPDIQCPSGESLLILGQSGKGKTTLLHLLAGLLRPSAGEILIGQQNLSSLSLKRLDAFRGKNIGIVFQRAHFVQGMTVAGNLKLAQYLAGLPTDMGRIEEVLDRLGILSKLHQPTQRLSLGEQQRVAIARAVLNRPEVLLADEPTSSLDDYHTEEVVKLLEEQAQDAGASLVIVTHDNRLKSRFSRSVLLS
- a CDS encoding DUF3299 domain-containing protein, whose protein sequence is MDKKIWMIGLWVLMLGGVKAHAQTRIKWPQLAEVEYSYVQQEGQTYWYGTPTFPEDLKALEGKEVVITGYILPLNEISNLYALSAFPFSSCFFCGAAGLESVMELHLRKKKKKFAMDAEVTMVGTLRLNDVEMELSYILEDARLLD
- a CDS encoding MerC domain-containing protein; the protein is MDPSQPTSQRSYSDYLGIASALLCLVHCLAGPIFLGFSMHTHSHGTEAHAHTEDLGTWAWVFDPNWDFLFLAIGFVAVWFSSKHTHQNWMKGVMWGTFACLSMAILLERFEVFFEYLVYAGSAALILVHLLNIKHMLRPSAPSKTPELAPSRVQ